A stretch of the Tachysurus fulvidraco isolate hzauxx_2018 chromosome 18, HZAU_PFXX_2.0, whole genome shotgun sequence genome encodes the following:
- the tm9sf2 gene encoding transmembrane 9 superfamily member 2, protein MMSVYLRVRLVAMISVFLCGSPLLFLQDAAAFYLPGLAPVSFCEKPKDAKDPQRECQDKIELFVNRLDSVESVLPYEYTAFDFCTVDAEKRPSENLGQVLFGERIEPSPYKFSFKQKETCKHVCTKKYSTSKTQDKANLDFLKKGMLLNYQHHWIVDNMPVTWCYDVEDNQKFCNPGFPIGCYVTETGLAKDACVVNSEFNEKDSFYIFNHVDITIFYHNVENEAPDSRLVAAKMEPKSYKNTNPDAPDCTGVPMRLGNKDTGDIVIPYTYSVQFKEEPNIRWASRWDYILESMPHTNIQWFSIMNSLVIVLFLSGMVAMIMLRTLHKDIARYNQMDSVEDAQEEFGWKLVHGDVFRPPRKGMLLSVFLGSGTQIFIMTFVTLFFACLGFLSPANRGALMTCAVVLWVLLGTPAGYIAARFYKSFGGEKWKTNVLLTAFLCPGVVFADFFLMNLILWGEGSSAAMPFGTLVAILALWFCISVPLTFVGAYFGFKKSGIEHPVRTNQIPRQIPEQSFYTKPLPGIVMGGILPFGCIFIQLFFILNSIWSHQMYYMFGFLFLVFIILVITCSEATILLCYFHLCAEDYHWQWRSFLTSGFTAAYFLVYAVHYFFSKLQITGLASTILYFGYTTIMALIFFLFTGTIGFFACFWFVTKIYSVVKVD, encoded by the exons gACAAAATTGAGCTCTTTGTGAACAGACTGGATTCGGTGGAGTCAGTTTTGCCGTACGAATACACAGC GTTTGATTTCTGCACTGTGGATGCAGAGAAGCGGCCGTCAGAAAACTTGGGCCAGGTTCTGTTCGGAGAGAGAATTGAGCCATCGCCTTACAAg TTTTCCTTCAAGCAAAAAGAGACATGTAAGCATGTGTGCACTAAAAAGTACAGCACCAGTAAAACACAGGACAAAGCCAACCTGGATTTCCTAAAGAAAGGCATGCTCCTTAACTACCAGCATCACTG GATTGTGGATAACATGCCTGTGACCTGGTGCTACGACGTGGAGGACAATCAGAAGTTCTGTAATCCCGGCTTCCCCATCGGATGCTACGTCACGGAAACCGGCTTGGCCAAAGACGCTTGCGTCGTCAAC TCTGAGTTCAATGAGAAAGATTCCTTCTACATCTTCAACCACGTGGACATCACTATCTTTTACCACAACGTGGAGAACGAGGCCCCGGACTCCAGACTGGTCGCTGCCAAGATGGAGCCGAAAAG CTATAAAAATACCAATCCGGATGCTCCAGACTGCACAGGAGTGCCCATGAGGCTCGGCAACAAGGACACCGGAGATATCGTCATCCCCTATACCTACAGTGTACAGTTCAAG GAGGAGCCAAACATCCGATGGGCCTCTCGGTGGGATTATATTCTGGAGTCCATGCCTCATACCAACATCCAGTGGTTTAG TATAATGAACTCCCTGGTCATCGTGCTCTTCCTCTCCGGTATGGTGGCTATGATCATGCTGCGCACGCTGCACAAAGACATCGCCCGTTATAACCAGATGGACTCTGTG GAGGATGCTCAGGAGGAGTTTGGCTGGAAGCTGGTGCACGGTGACGTGTTCCGACCGCCGAGGAAAGGAATGCTGCTGTCCGTTTTCCTCGGCTCGGGAACACAGATCTTCATCATGACGTTCGTCACTCTCT TCTTTGCGTGTCTGGGCTTCCTGTCCCCAGCTAACCGTGGTGCTCTGATGACGTGTGCCGTGGTGCTGTGGGTGCTGCTGGGAACTCCAGCTGGTTACATTGCTGCCCGATTCTACAAGT CGTTTGGAGGAGAGAAATGGAAGACCAATGTGCTACTGACAGCATTCCTCTGCCCCGG TGTGGTGTTCGCTGATTTCTTCCTGATGAACCTGATCCTGTGGGGTGAGGGATCATCCGCTGCCATGCCCTTCGGCACTCTGGTGGCCATCTTGGCTCTGTGGTTCTGCATCTCCGTCCCTCTCACCTTCGTCGGAGCCTACTTTGGCTTTAAGAAATCT GGCATCGAACACCCAGTGCGCACCAATCAGATACCTCGACAGATTCCAGAACAGTCTTTCTACACCAAACCTCTCCCAGGCATTGTGATGGGTGGGATCCTGCCCTTTGGATGCATCTTCATCCAGCTGTTCTTCATCCTCAACAGCATCTG GTCCCATCAAATGTACTACATGTTTGGGTTCCTCTTCCTCGTCTTCATCATCCTGGTGATCACTTGCTCTGAGGCCACCATCCTGCTCTGTTATTTCCACCTGTGTGCTGAg GACTACCACTGGCAGTGGCGCTCCTTCCTTACCAGTGGCTTCACGGCTGCATATTTCCTTGTGTACGCTGTGCATTATTTCTTCTCCAAGCTGCAGATCACCGGCCTGGCTAGCACCATCCTTTACTTTGGCTACACCACGATCATGGCTTtgatcttcttcctcttcacag GAACGATTGGATTCTTTGCCTGTTTCTGGTTCGTTACCAAAATCTACAGCGTTGTGAAGGTAGACTGA